The following proteins are co-located in the Pyxicephalus adspersus chromosome Z, UCB_Pads_2.0, whole genome shotgun sequence genome:
- the ZWINT gene encoding outer kinetochore KNL1 complex subunit ZWINT isoform X2 has protein sequence MAERAQRILGSIAKHPYLNLHHKGAGNELPVKIHLNHSKDTRMKEEVVRHQLQILGFLIEFLQEAANVNWEEATLEQLCQEIEIVKEKWKGFKAAYQNKVKEVEVLIPELLKKIQLLQRKKTQLEESLQRYHYKAKQQQEEALQKQQQMVKKCQECQDHIQLLNMEVEKLEQSVDTWMRSVNKDSSLLELLRTLQGITLVPILEKELVLDLYASETLASLRVNVKLTSEGQFQIKTEDSMPCLPPELQHGDISHIIPVILELKFWYRSHGQLLAEMKELRDRFIIDWLPVEQQIILLKGSMQYTLHVEPGYPQSGGVKLLSAKGMKTASRRLPITNRMAGIFDFNPVWQITEFKTQ, from the exons ATGGCAGAGCGGGCTCAGCG GATTTTAGGTTCCATTGCAAAACATCCATATTTGAATCTTCATCATAAGGGGGCTGGAAATGAACTCCCAGTTAAAATCCACCTTAACCATTCTAAG GACACACGCATGAAGGAAGAAGTGGTGCGCCACCAGCTGCAAATTCTGGGTTTTCTAATTGAGTTCCTGCAAGAAGCGGCCAATGTTAACTGGGAAGAAGCCACACTTGAACAGCTGT GCCAGGAAATAGAGATAGTGAAAGAGAAATGGAAAGGGTTTAAAGCAGCCTACCAGAATAAGGTAAAGGAGGTGGAAGTACTTATACCAGAACTACTCAAGAAGATTCAGCTTTTGCAGAGGAAGAAGACTCAACTAGAGGAGAGTCTTCAAAGATACCACTACAAG GcaaagcagcagcaggaggaagcacttcagaagcagcagcagatggtaaaaaaatgtcaggaatGTCAGGACCATATTCAGCTGCTGAATATGGAGGTGGAAAAACTGGAGCAGTCAGTGGACACCTGGATGCGATCTGTGAACAA GGACTCTTCACTTCTTGAACTCCTGAGGACTCTTCAGGGAATAACATTGGTGCCTATTTTGGAGAAGGAACTGGTTTTAGATTTGTATGCTAGTGAAACATTGGCATCTTTGAGGGTCAATGTGAAGTTGACATCAGAAGGACAATTTCAAATAAAG ACTGAAGACTCCATGCCCTGCCTACCCCCAGAACTACAGCATGGAGATATCTCTCATATCATACCTGTTATCCTAGAACTAAAGTTTTGGTATAGAAGCCATGGCCAACTCCTGGCAGAGATGAAAGAGTTGCGGGACAG GTTTATCATTGACTGGCTCCCAGTGGAGCAGCAGATCATCCTACTGAAAGGCAGCATGCAGTACACTCTACATGTGGAGCCTGGCTACCCTCAAAGTGGAGGAGTCAAACTGTTATCTGCCAAAGGAATGAAAACAG CCTCCAGGCGATTGCCCATCACTAACCGCATGGCTGGAATATTTGACTTCAACCCAGTATGGCAAATAACGGAGTTTAAAACACAGTGA
- the ZWINT gene encoding outer kinetochore KNL1 complex subunit ZWINT isoform X1, producing MAERAQRILGSIAKHPYLNLHHKGAGNELPVKIHLNHSKDTRMKEEVVRHQLQILGFLIEFLQEAANVNWEEATLEQLCQEIEIVKEKWKGFKAAYQNKVKEVEVLIPELLKKIQLLQRKKTQLEESLQRYHYKAKQQQEEALQKQQQMVKKCQECQDHIQLLNMEVEKLEQSVDTWMRSVNKDSSLLELLRTLQGITLVPILEKELVLDLYASETLASLRVNVKLTSEGQFQIKTEDSMPCLPPELQHGDISHIIPVILELKFWYRSHGQLLAEMKELRDRFIIDWLPVEQQIILLKGSMQYTLHVEPGYPQSGGVKLLSAKGMKTGALFDHFKPPGDCPSLTAWLEYLTSTQYGK from the exons ATGGCAGAGCGGGCTCAGCG GATTTTAGGTTCCATTGCAAAACATCCATATTTGAATCTTCATCATAAGGGGGCTGGAAATGAACTCCCAGTTAAAATCCACCTTAACCATTCTAAG GACACACGCATGAAGGAAGAAGTGGTGCGCCACCAGCTGCAAATTCTGGGTTTTCTAATTGAGTTCCTGCAAGAAGCGGCCAATGTTAACTGGGAAGAAGCCACACTTGAACAGCTGT GCCAGGAAATAGAGATAGTGAAAGAGAAATGGAAAGGGTTTAAAGCAGCCTACCAGAATAAGGTAAAGGAGGTGGAAGTACTTATACCAGAACTACTCAAGAAGATTCAGCTTTTGCAGAGGAAGAAGACTCAACTAGAGGAGAGTCTTCAAAGATACCACTACAAG GcaaagcagcagcaggaggaagcacttcagaagcagcagcagatggtaaaaaaatgtcaggaatGTCAGGACCATATTCAGCTGCTGAATATGGAGGTGGAAAAACTGGAGCAGTCAGTGGACACCTGGATGCGATCTGTGAACAA GGACTCTTCACTTCTTGAACTCCTGAGGACTCTTCAGGGAATAACATTGGTGCCTATTTTGGAGAAGGAACTGGTTTTAGATTTGTATGCTAGTGAAACATTGGCATCTTTGAGGGTCAATGTGAAGTTGACATCAGAAGGACAATTTCAAATAAAG ACTGAAGACTCCATGCCCTGCCTACCCCCAGAACTACAGCATGGAGATATCTCTCATATCATACCTGTTATCCTAGAACTAAAGTTTTGGTATAGAAGCCATGGCCAACTCCTGGCAGAGATGAAAGAGTTGCGGGACAG GTTTATCATTGACTGGCTCCCAGTGGAGCAGCAGATCATCCTACTGAAAGGCAGCATGCAGTACACTCTACATGTGGAGCCTGGCTACCCTCAAAGTGGAGGAGTCAAACTGTTATCTGCCAAAGGAATGAAAACAGGTGCTCTTTTTGATCATTTCAAG CCTCCAGGCGATTGCCCATCACTAACCGCATGGCTGGAATATTTGACTTCAACCCAGTATGGCAAATAA